A single region of the Polyodon spathula isolate WHYD16114869_AA chromosome 12, ASM1765450v1, whole genome shotgun sequence genome encodes:
- the LOC121325034 gene encoding gap junction gamma-1 protein-like, whose product MSWGFLTRLLEEIHNHSTFVGKLWLTVLIVFRIVLTVVGGESIYYDEQSKFVCNTAQPGCENVCYDAFAPLSHVRFWVFQIIVVTTPSVMYLGYAVHKIARNEEGHSCQPGGFGCDSKQRRKLFRGARKQQRGIEETEEDNEEENPMIYEEPEQESCNEGNNAGAAGPARATSGKAGRHDGRRRIKEDGLMKIYVMQLLARTSLELGFLGGQYALYGFEVSPTYTCERSPCLHKVDCFISRPTEKTIFLLIMYAVTLLCLVINLWEMLHLGLGTIHDVLRRKHQPLEEGYQLRQPPASAPYSYPFTWNAPSAPPGYNITVKPEQIPYTDLSNGKMACKQNKANIAQEEQQQYGSNEDNFPGTSPAAEQREYHAAQHWLETTIQTYNQNHHSHSPHHQHQNIPIAAKDNKKQHKPCSSRGEGGASSSSRCLEGKSSVWI is encoded by the coding sequence ATGAGCTGGGGCTTCCTGACACGGCTGCTTGAGGAGATCCACAACCATTCCACCTTCGTGGGGAAGCTGTGGCTGACCGTGCTCATCGTCTTCCGCATCGTGCTGACGGTTGTGGGTGGTGAGTCCATCTACTACGACGAGCAGAGCAAGTTCGTGTGCAACACGGCCCAGCCAGGTTGCGAGAACGTCTGTTACGACGCCTTCGCCCCGCTCTCCCACGTGCGCTTCTGGGTCTTCCAGATCATCGTGGTGACAACCCCCTCCGTCATGTACCTGGGCTACGCCGTGCACAAGATCGCGCGCAACGAGGAGGGGCACAGCTGCCAGCCGGGGGGCTTCGGCTGCGACAGTAAGCAGCGACGCAAGCTGTTCAGGGGGGCCAGGAAGCAGCAACGCGGCATCGAGGAGACCGAAGAGGACAACGAGGAGGAGAACCCAATGATCTACGAGGAGCCTGAGCAAGAGAGCTGTAACGAGGGGAACAACGCGGGCGCCGCGGGGCCGGCCAGGGCCACATCGGGGAAGGCAGGGCGGCACGACGGGCGCCGGCGCATCAAAGAGGATGGGCTGATGAAGATCTATGTGATGCAGCTGCTGGCACGCACCTCCCTAGAGCTGGGCTTCCTCGGGGGGCAGTACGCCCTGTACGGTTTCGAGGTGTCCCCCACCTACACATGCGAGCGCAGCCCCTGCCTCCACAAGGTGGACTGCTTCATCTCGCGCCCCACCGAGAAGACCATCTTCCTGCTTATCATGTATGCTGTCACCCTGCTCTGCCTAGTCATCAACCTGTGGGAGATGCTGCACCTGGGCTTGGGCACCATCCATGATGTGCTGCGCAGAAAACACCAGCCCCTCGAGGAGGGGTACCAACTCCGCCAGCCCCCTGCCAGCGCCCCCTACTCCTACCCCTTCACCTGGAACGCCCCCTCCGCGCCTCCCGGCTACAACATCACGGTGAAGCCGGAGCAGATCCCCTACACTGACCTGAGCAACGGCAAGATGGCCTGCAAGCAGAACAAAGCCAACATCGCgcaggaggagcagcagcagtacGGTAGCAACGAGGACAACTTCCCTGGCACCAGCCCGGCCGCAGAGCAGAGAGAGTACCATGCAGCTCAGCACTGGCTGGAGACTACCATCCAGACCTACAACCAGAACCACCACAGCCACAGCCCACACCACCAGCACCAGAACATCCCCATCGCAGCCAAGGACAACAAGAAGCAGCATAAGCCCTGCTCCAGCAGGGGAGAAGGGGgagccagcagcagcagcaggtgccTGGAAGGGAAGTCCTCCGTTTGGATTTAG